A genomic stretch from Flavobacterium humidisoli includes:
- a CDS encoding DUF6046 domain-containing protein, protein MKFNFNVNEILENKDIQYSGLNYNESESKDFIIDKTGGEFNLRVFAPLVFEPLLKNDLNLPSLRIDAVTVNLNRSKIIKKEGIEGRDSTIKEHITNGDFSISIEGLIANEAGDEYPKEKLFLLKQFLNAPYSLRVTHAILNRFGIYELVIDSYSIPSISGTKNIQKFTASATSDETVELIIRDNA, encoded by the coding sequence ATGAAATTCAATTTTAATGTAAATGAAATTTTAGAAAACAAAGACATTCAATATAGTGGCCTAAACTATAACGAATCTGAATCAAAAGATTTTATTATAGATAAAACTGGGGGCGAATTTAATCTTAGAGTTTTTGCTCCTTTAGTTTTTGAACCTCTTCTAAAAAATGATCTTAATTTGCCCAGTTTACGAATAGATGCGGTTACTGTAAATCTAAATCGTTCAAAAATTATCAAAAAAGAAGGAATCGAAGGAAGAGATTCAACAATCAAAGAACATATTACAAATGGCGATTTTAGCATTTCCATAGAAGGATTAATTGCGAATGAAGCAGGAGATGAATATCCAAAAGAAAAGCTTTTTTTATTGAAACAATTCTTAAATGCGCCTTATTCTTTAAGAGTTACCCATGCCATTCTAAATCGATTTGGAATTTATGAACTCGTTATCGATTCATATTCTATACCCTCAATTTCTGGAACAAAAAACATCCAAAAGTTTACGGCCAGCGCCACATCAGATGAAACTGTAGAACTAATAATTAGAGACAATGCTTAA